A part of Eubacterium sp. AB3007 genomic DNA contains:
- a CDS encoding YveK family protein: MNQELEFNSMNQEDREVEIDLLDLFYYYRSKIILIIAAFVVGAVIAGCVTHFLIVPKYTATSTMYMVSSSSGSVVDLSDLNIGESLSQDYVELIKTRPILEETIDDLNLDYNYEELLGMLDLSVVANTRIIKIGVTSEDPVEAKNIANDIANKAEKQLPKLMDAPKPNIAEYAIVPQHKSSPSLTKNTMIGALLLMLLVMAVLTVTYLMDDTVKTAEDVEKYFGFMPLTVIPEGKIEGMAPEIGAQRVKRHRIGDWLRRRRKKL; encoded by the coding sequence ATGAATCAAGAGCTTGAATTCAATTCAATGAACCAGGAAGATCGTGAGGTCGAGATAGACCTTCTGGATCTGTTCTACTACTACAGAAGCAAGATCATCCTGATCATTGCGGCGTTTGTTGTGGGCGCAGTGATTGCGGGTTGCGTGACACACTTTCTGATCGTCCCCAAGTACACGGCGACGTCCACCATGTATATGGTATCTTCGTCCAGTGGATCGGTGGTGGACCTGTCCGACCTGAATATAGGAGAATCCCTGTCTCAGGACTATGTGGAACTGATCAAAACCAGACCGATCCTGGAGGAGACCATCGACGATCTGAATCTGGACTATAACTATGAGGAATTGCTCGGGATGCTGGATCTGTCTGTAGTAGCCAACACCAGAATTATCAAGATCGGTGTGACCAGTGAGGATCCGGTGGAGGCGAAGAACATCGCCAACGACATTGCCAACAAGGCAGAGAAACAGCTGCCGAAACTGATGGATGCTCCCAAGCCAAACATTGCAGAGTACGCCATCGTTCCGCAGCACAAGAGTTCGCCCAGTCTGACCAAGAACACGATGATCGGCGCGCTGCTCCTGATGCTGCTCGTAATGGCGGTTTTGACAGTGACTTATCTGATGGATGATACCGTCAAGACGGCAGAGGATGTGGAGAAGTACTTCGGCTTCATGCCGCTTACAGTGATCCCGGAAGGAAAGATCGAGGGGATGGCTCCGGAGATCGGTGCCCAGAGAGTCAAGCGGCATAGGATCGGAGATTGGCTGAGACGCAGGAGGAAGAAATTATGA
- a CDS encoding LCP family protein, producing the protein MRRHSKIKILFGILIAVILITAFGVGLYVYENYGNDRGGRGSQNLDKELKFGDKTYEISHDIEAYLLIGTDDSMKEEAEETGEYIGGMADFQLLFVMDRTANKYGFLQLNRDTITDVSLLDENDKMLSESALQICISHTYGSSPEKSCENTEKDVSEFLGGMPIDGYYSISMHDIPLLNQSVGGVRLTIQEDLTVVDPAFREGATLTLSDKQAEKFVRARMSVGDGENTSRMQRQLQFMEAYKKQVKERSKDDPAFVNDLYNQLREVAVTDIPGNRASAIANFMYKADDRGILQYEGTKEEGDTLGDGEIHAEFYADEESVIKALKTLCGIGEN; encoded by the coding sequence ATGAGAAGACATAGCAAAATCAAGATCCTCTTCGGGATCCTGATCGCGGTGATACTGATCACAGCCTTTGGGGTCGGCCTATATGTGTACGAGAATTATGGAAATGACCGTGGTGGACGAGGGAGTCAGAACCTGGATAAGGAACTGAAATTCGGAGACAAGACCTACGAGATCTCCCATGATATAGAAGCCTATCTTCTGATCGGTACGGATGACAGCATGAAAGAAGAGGCAGAAGAGACCGGAGAATACATTGGCGGTATGGCCGATTTTCAGCTGCTGTTCGTAATGGACAGAACGGCAAACAAGTATGGGTTTCTGCAACTGAACAGGGATACGATCACAGATGTCAGCCTGCTGGATGAGAACGACAAGATGTTATCGGAATCAGCGCTGCAGATCTGTATCTCCCATACGTATGGAAGTTCTCCGGAGAAGAGCTGCGAGAACACAGAGAAGGACGTCTCGGAATTTCTGGGAGGTATGCCCATTGATGGCTATTATTCGATCAGTATGCATGACATTCCTCTTCTGAATCAATCAGTTGGAGGCGTCCGACTGACCATACAAGAGGATCTGACCGTTGTCGATCCCGCCTTCAGGGAAGGTGCGACGCTGACGTTGTCCGACAAACAGGCAGAGAAGTTCGTGCGCGCCAGGATGTCAGTTGGTGACGGGGAGAACACCTCCAGGATGCAGCGACAGCTTCAGTTCATGGAGGCCTACAAGAAACAAGTAAAAGAACGCAGTAAGGACGACCCGGCGTTCGTCAACGACCTTTACAATCAACTGAGAGAGGTGGCCGTGACGGATATCCCCGGGAACAGGGCCTCTGCGATTGCTAACTTCATGTACAAGGCTGACGACAGAGGCATCCTCCAGTATGAAGGTACCAAGGAGGAAGGAGACACCTTGGGAGATGGTGAAATACATGCGGAATTCTATGCAGATGAGGAATCCGTTATCAAGGCACTTAAGACCCTCTGCGGAATCGGAGAGAATTAG
- a CDS encoding CpsB/CapC family capsule biosynthesis tyrosine phosphatase, protein MTDFHTHILPGIDDGSRDLAMTRGLLMAEREQGVERVIATPHFYAYKTPIESFLKRRNRSLETVLQRIEGAQLQMAQERPGPEGLPVIRVGAEVYFFPGMGKASKLPYLCINGTNVILIEMPFQQWKEEILTDLRDILQRQRLRIVLAHVERYLEFQKDRGVWEQVLALPVTIQLNAGSFLKGWSKRRFCIRTLQEYENVILGSDCHNLDTRVPNLAAARAVIERKCGAERLAQIDRTMGALI, encoded by the coding sequence ATGACAGATTTTCATACACACATTCTGCCCGGGATAGATGACGGAAGTCGCGATTTGGCGATGACCCGCGGGCTTCTTATGGCGGAAAGAGAACAAGGGGTGGAGAGAGTAATCGCCACGCCACATTTTTATGCTTACAAAACCCCCATTGAGTCTTTTTTGAAGCGGCGAAATCGTTCGCTGGAAACCGTTCTGCAGAGGATCGAGGGGGCACAGCTCCAGATGGCGCAGGAGCGACCTGGGCCGGAGGGGCTCCCGGTGATCCGGGTCGGTGCGGAGGTGTATTTCTTTCCCGGGATGGGGAAGGCTTCCAAACTGCCTTACCTCTGTATCAACGGGACCAATGTGATCCTGATCGAGATGCCCTTCCAGCAATGGAAGGAGGAGATTCTTACAGATCTCCGGGACATTCTCCAGAGACAGAGACTCCGGATCGTGCTGGCACACGTGGAGCGCTATTTGGAGTTCCAGAAGGACAGAGGCGTGTGGGAGCAGGTTTTGGCTTTGCCGGTGACGATTCAACTGAATGCAGGGAGTTTTTTGAAGGGCTGGTCCAAGCGCAGATTCTGCATTCGGACGTTGCAGGAGTATGAGAACGTGATCCTCGGCAGCGATTGTCACAATCTGGATACGAGGGTCCCTAATCTGGCAGCCGCCAGAGCAGTGATCGAACGGAAGTGTGGTGCAGAGCGCCTTGCGCAGATAGACCGGACGATGGGAGCACTTATATAA
- the galE gene encoding UDP-glucose 4-epimerase GalE encodes MGRTVLLTGGAGFIGSHTAVQMIEAGYEVVIADDLSNSERSVVERIGEITGTIPIFYECDVAHKASLEQIFREHKIDGVVHFAGFKAVGESVEKPLAYYRNNLDTTLTLLETMGEHGVHDFVFSSSATVYGMSEDVPFTEEQPTGGCTNPYGWTKYMIEQILRDAAAADPALSVVLLRYFNPIGAHESGLIGEKPNGIPNNLMPYITQVAQGIREQLSVFGNDYPTHDGTGVRDYIHVVDLADGHVAALRYAAEHKGCEVFNLGTGNGYSVLDLVEAFREVNHVDVPYEIAPRRAGDIATCYADTQKAESVLGWKASRGVEEMCRDAWNWQKNQ; translated from the coding sequence ATGGGTAGAACAGTTCTATTGACGGGGGGAGCCGGGTTCATCGGCTCTCACACCGCAGTCCAGATGATCGAGGCGGGCTATGAGGTTGTGATTGCTGACGATCTCTCTAACAGCGAGCGTTCGGTGGTGGAGAGGATCGGGGAGATCACGGGAACGATCCCGATCTTCTACGAGTGCGATGTGGCACACAAAGCCTCCCTGGAGCAGATCTTCCGGGAGCACAAAATCGACGGAGTCGTTCATTTCGCCGGGTTCAAGGCTGTGGGAGAGTCTGTGGAGAAGCCATTGGCTTACTACCGCAACAACCTGGACACCACACTGACCCTGCTGGAGACAATGGGGGAGCACGGGGTGCATGATTTTGTGTTCTCTTCGTCGGCGACGGTATATGGTATGTCGGAGGATGTGCCGTTTACGGAAGAGCAGCCTACGGGAGGGTGTACCAACCCCTACGGCTGGACCAAGTATATGATCGAGCAGATCCTGCGGGACGCCGCAGCAGCTGACCCGGCTTTGTCCGTGGTGCTGCTCCGCTACTTCAATCCCATCGGCGCGCACGAGTCGGGGCTGATCGGGGAGAAACCAAACGGCATCCCAAATAACCTGATGCCTTATATTACTCAGGTGGCACAGGGGATCCGGGAGCAGCTATCTGTCTTCGGGAATGACTACCCCACCCACGATGGAACTGGGGTGAGGGACTACATCCATGTGGTGGATCTGGCCGATGGGCATGTAGCGGCGCTCAGGTACGCGGCGGAGCACAAAGGCTGTGAGGTGTTCAATCTGGGGACAGGCAACGGGTATAGTGTGCTGGACCTGGTAGAGGCCTTCCGAGAGGTGAACCATGTGGACGTTCCCTATGAGATCGCACCGCGCCGGGCGGGAGACATCGCTACCTGCTATGCCGATACCCAGAAGGCAGAGTCGGTCCTGGGATGGAAAGCCAGCAGAGGCGTGGAGGAGATGTGCCGGGACGCCTGGAACTGGCAGAAGAACCAATAG
- the glmM gene encoding phosphoglucosamine mutase: MGKYFGTDGFRGEANKTLNYEHGIKIGRFLGWYYGARLEKKAKIVIGKDTRRSSYMFEYALCTGLMASGADAYIMHVTTTPSVAYITRVDDFDCGIMISASHNPFYDNGIKLLNGDGEKMEEETLLEVEKYIDGEIEIPMAERENIGRTVDYVAGRNRYIGYLISMSKYSMKNLKVGLDCANGASWAIAKSVFDALGAKTYVINAEPDGTNINADCGSTHIEHLQEFVVENGLDVGFAYDGDADRCLCVDEKGNVITGDHILYIYGLYMKERGKLLNNKVVTTVMSNFGLYKALDKVGIEYEKTKVGDKYVYENMVQNGHRIGGEQSGHIIFTKYATTGDGILTSLKMAEVILAKEKPLSELAAPVVFYPQVLKNVRVHSKPEALNDEHVQLAVKNVADALGDRGRILVRESGTEPVIRVMVEADTEEICEKYVDYVIQVIKAKGHVAE, encoded by the coding sequence ATGGGTAAATATTTCGGAACCGACGGCTTCCGCGGAGAAGCCAACAAGACCCTGAACTATGAGCACGGAATCAAGATCGGCCGTTTTCTGGGATGGTATTACGGAGCACGGCTGGAGAAGAAAGCGAAGATCGTCATCGGTAAGGACACCAGACGTTCCAGTTACATGTTCGAGTATGCGCTGTGCACAGGTCTGATGGCCTCCGGCGCAGACGCATATATCATGCACGTCACCACCACGCCTTCGGTGGCGTACATCACCAGAGTGGATGATTTCGACTGCGGGATCATGATCTCTGCTTCTCATAATCCGTTCTATGACAACGGCATCAAACTGCTGAACGGAGACGGCGAGAAGATGGAAGAAGAGACTCTTCTGGAAGTTGAGAAGTACATTGACGGCGAGATCGAGATCCCCATGGCAGAGCGGGAGAACATCGGCCGCACCGTAGACTACGTGGCCGGGCGGAATCGCTACATCGGTTATCTGATCTCCATGTCCAAGTACAGCATGAAGAATCTGAAGGTGGGGCTGGATTGCGCCAACGGAGCATCCTGGGCAATCGCAAAGAGCGTGTTCGATGCGCTGGGTGCCAAGACCTATGTGATCAACGCAGAGCCGGATGGTACCAACATCAATGCCGACTGCGGGAGCACGCATATCGAGCACCTGCAGGAGTTCGTTGTGGAGAATGGTCTGGACGTGGGATTCGCCTACGATGGCGATGCGGACCGCTGTCTCTGTGTGGATGAGAAGGGCAATGTGATCACCGGTGACCACATCCTGTACATCTACGGCCTGTACATGAAGGAGCGCGGAAAGCTTCTGAACAACAAGGTCGTGACCACGGTCATGAGCAACTTCGGATTATATAAGGCCCTGGACAAGGTAGGCATCGAGTACGAGAAGACCAAGGTGGGCGACAAGTACGTCTACGAGAACATGGTACAGAACGGCCACCGCATCGGCGGAGAGCAGAGCGGCCACATCATCTTCACCAAGTACGCCACCACCGGAGACGGCATCCTGACCTCCCTGAAGATGGCAGAGGTGATTCTGGCCAAAGAGAAGCCCCTGAGCGAGCTGGCGGCACCGGTGGTGTTCTACCCGCAGGTGTTGAAGAACGTCAGAGTACACAGCAAGCCTGAGGCTCTGAATGACGAGCACGTCCAGTTGGCTGTGAAGAATGTGGCGGATGCGCTGGGAGACAGAGGCCGCATTCTGGTCCGTGAGAGCGGTACCGAGCCCGTGATCCGCGTCATGGTAGAGGCGGATACCGAGGAGATCTGCGAGAAGTATGTGGATTACGTGATCCAGGTCATCAAGGCCAAGGGACACGTTGCTGAGTAG
- the nagB gene encoding glucosamine-6-phosphate deaminase — protein MRVVIQDNYDKMSKWAANYIAAKINGHKEERPFVLGLPTGSSPIGVYQELVRMNKAGEVSFANVVTFNMDEYLGLPHEHDQSYWYFMHDNFFDHLVDMKPENINILNGMTDDPEGECARYEEKIASYGGIDLFMGGIGVDGHLAFNEPYTSLASRTGVRDLTTDTRIVNSRFFGGDPEKVPAQALSVGIGTVTDSKEVLVLISGHNKARALAATVEGGVSQKWTCSALQMHNAAIIACDEEACGELMVDTYKYFLDIEKKERL, from the coding sequence ATGAGAGTAGTGATTCAGGACAACTATGATAAGATGAGCAAGTGGGCAGCGAACTACATCGCTGCAAAGATCAATGGACATAAGGAAGAGAGGCCTTTCGTTCTGGGACTTCCCACAGGATCCTCCCCTATCGGCGTGTACCAGGAGCTGGTGCGTATGAACAAGGCCGGTGAGGTTTCCTTTGCTAACGTAGTGACCTTCAACATGGACGAGTATCTGGGATTGCCCCATGAGCACGATCAGAGCTACTGGTATTTCATGCACGACAACTTCTTTGACCATCTGGTGGACATGAAACCGGAGAACATCAACATCCTCAACGGCATGACCGATGATCCGGAAGGCGAGTGCGCAAGATACGAGGAGAAGATCGCCAGCTACGGCGGCATCGACCTGTTCATGGGCGGAATCGGTGTGGACGGCCACCTTGCTTTCAACGAGCCATACACCTCTCTGGCATCCCGCACAGGTGTCAGAGATCTGACCACCGACACCCGCATCGTCAACTCCCGTTTCTTCGGCGGAGATCCGGAGAAGGTACCGGCACAGGCTTTGTCTGTAGGGATCGGCACCGTCACCGACTCCAAGGAAGTCCTGGTGCTGATCAGCGGCCACAACAAAGCAAGAGCCCTGGCGGCTACCGTTGAGGGCGGCGTGAGCCAGAAGTGGACATGCTCCGCACTGCAGATGCACAATGCCGCTATCATCGCCTGCGATGAGGAGGCATGTGGCGAACTGATGGTGGATACATACAAGTATTTCCTGGATATTGAGAAGAAGGAGAGACTGTAA
- a CDS encoding UDP-N-acetylglucosamine pyrophosphorylase, whose translation MYTIKDLYDLERTLAAEYLAQYTYPWEALKGIKDLILQLGPTLGEEYEEREEHVWVHKSAKVYPTAYLGAPCIIGPDTEVRPGAFVRGSALVGRDCVVGNSTELKNVILFDHVQVPHYNYVGDSILGYHAHMGAGSITSNVKADNKNVVIKGDGEQAETGLRKVGAFLGNYADVGCNAVCNPGTVIGPHTNVYPTTCVRGVIPANSILKNSGDVVSKHE comes from the coding sequence ATGTATACGATCAAAGACCTATATGACCTGGAACGCACACTGGCAGCAGAGTATCTGGCCCAGTATACGTATCCCTGGGAAGCCCTGAAGGGAATCAAGGACCTGATCCTGCAGTTAGGCCCGACCCTGGGGGAGGAATACGAAGAGAGAGAAGAACACGTGTGGGTGCATAAGTCTGCTAAGGTATATCCGACAGCATATCTGGGAGCACCTTGCATCATCGGGCCGGACACAGAGGTGCGCCCGGGAGCATTTGTCAGGGGATCCGCGCTGGTGGGACGTGACTGCGTAGTGGGGAATTCCACCGAACTCAAGAATGTGATCCTCTTCGACCACGTGCAGGTGCCTCACTATAACTACGTGGGAGATTCCATTCTGGGATATCATGCGCACATGGGCGCAGGATCGATCACCTCCAACGTGAAGGCAGACAATAAGAACGTGGTGATCAAGGGCGACGGCGAGCAGGCGGAGACCGGTCTTCGCAAGGTAGGGGCCTTCCTGGGGAATTATGCGGATGTTGGATGCAACGCGGTCTGCAATCCGGGAACGGTGATCGGGCCACATACCAACGTCTATCCCACCACCTGTGTTCGCGGAGTGATTCCGGCGAATTCCATTCTGAAAAACAGCGGCGATGTCGTCAGCAAACACGAGTAA
- the rfbA gene encoding glucose-1-phosphate thymidylyltransferase RfbA, whose protein sequence is MKGIILAAGKGTRLYPITLPVCKPLLPVYDKPLIYYSLSTLMQAGIREILIIVPPGEVGTFQDLLKDGSQLGVHIEYKEQMVQRGIADAFIVGEEFIGQDSVCLALGDNIFYGPGFRQKLRRVVRELDRGAVIFGYYVQDPRPFGVVEFDDSGKALSIEEKPAQPKSNYIVPGLYFYDNDVVEVAKTIEPSARGELEITAVNNVYLEKGQMQVVPLGKKHSWFDAGTADSLYHAAGEIKSAQRSGVMIGCLEEIAVRNHWITVDQLREIALSMEQTQYGKYLLGVVDDLLEE, encoded by the coding sequence ATGAAAGGAATTATTTTGGCGGCGGGGAAGGGAACCCGGTTGTATCCGATCACGTTACCGGTGTGCAAGCCTTTGTTGCCGGTGTACGATAAGCCGTTGATCTACTATTCGCTGTCGACGCTGATGCAGGCAGGGATCCGGGAGATCCTCATCATTGTGCCGCCAGGAGAGGTGGGGACATTTCAGGACCTTCTGAAGGATGGCTCTCAACTGGGGGTCCACATCGAATACAAAGAGCAGATGGTGCAGCGAGGGATCGCAGACGCGTTTATCGTAGGAGAAGAGTTCATCGGACAGGATTCTGTTTGCCTGGCGCTGGGTGATAACATCTTCTACGGGCCGGGGTTCCGGCAGAAGCTTCGCCGGGTGGTCAGAGAACTGGACCGGGGCGCTGTGATCTTCGGGTACTATGTGCAGGATCCCCGTCCTTTCGGCGTGGTAGAATTCGACGACAGCGGGAAGGCTTTGTCCATCGAGGAGAAGCCGGCGCAGCCGAAATCCAATTACATCGTACCGGGACTGTACTTCTATGACAATGACGTGGTAGAGGTTGCCAAGACCATCGAGCCCTCTGCCCGTGGCGAGTTGGAGATCACAGCGGTGAACAACGTCTATCTGGAAAAGGGACAGATGCAGGTGGTGCCGCTGGGCAAGAAGCATTCCTGGTTCGATGCGGGAACGGCGGACAGCCTGTATCATGCAGCGGGAGAGATCAAGTCCGCCCAGCGAAGCGGTGTCATGATCGGGTGCCTGGAGGAGATCGCGGTGCGAAACCACTGGATCACCGTGGATCAGCTGCGGGAGATCGCCCTTTCCATGGAACAGACGCAGTACGGGAAGTACCTGCTGGGAGTCGTGGACGATCTGCTGGAGGAATAG
- the folK gene encoding 2-amino-4-hydroxy-6-hydroxymethyldihydropteridine diphosphokinase, with translation MKAIIALGSNMGDRQGYLEAAQTAIEERVGHIAARSSVMETKAYGYTDQDDFLNMAVEVETAMEPHAMLRELLAIEADLDRVRLIHWGPRTIDLDVIYCEDRIINDEELKVPHPDLVNREFVLRPVSEIAPELVDPLRGKKVEELLAECVKKNRPL, from the coding sequence ATGAAGGCGATCATTGCGCTGGGGTCCAACATGGGAGACCGGCAAGGCTATCTGGAGGCGGCACAGACCGCCATCGAGGAGAGAGTCGGGCATATCGCAGCACGCTCTTCTGTTATGGAGACGAAAGCCTATGGGTATACCGACCAGGACGATTTCCTCAATATGGCCGTCGAGGTGGAAACAGCAATGGAACCCCATGCCATGCTCCGGGAACTTCTTGCCATCGAGGCAGATCTGGACCGGGTACGGCTGATCCACTGGGGTCCGCGGACCATTGATCTGGATGTGATCTACTGCGAGGACAGGATCATCAATGACGAAGAACTGAAGGTACCTCATCCGGATCTAGTGAACCGGGAATTTGTTCTCAGGCCGGTGAGCGAGATCGCGCCCGAGTTGGTGGATCCACTGCGAGGTAAGAAGGTGGAGGAGTTGCTGGCAGAGTGTGTCAAAAAGAACCGTCCCCTTTGA
- the folP gene encoding dihydropteroate synthase has translation MKHLLLKDGTLKEFRRMEMMGIINVTPDSFYEGSRAGSIDEALAKAEQMIREGAAFIDVGGESTRPGAAPVDVPEEISRVCPVIGEIKRRHREVLVSVDTYHAVTAESAIEAGADIINDISGLTFDAAMGHVAAKYRTPVILMHTAGRPEDMQKDPRYEDVVQEVYDFLAAQIEYAVNCGVARESLMIDLGIGFGKTYEHNMALLANIDKFAALGVPHLMAVSRKSFIGKALEEDDPADRLFGTVALSVYGAEHGIAAARVHDVKANLDAVRMWETLRDIPCQIGRASEAEAREEAEGGRR, from the coding sequence ATGAAGCATCTATTACTGAAGGATGGCACGCTGAAGGAGTTCCGGCGCATGGAGATGATGGGTATCATCAATGTTACGCCGGATTCTTTCTATGAGGGGTCCCGGGCCGGGAGCATCGATGAGGCGCTGGCGAAGGCGGAGCAGATGATCCGGGAGGGGGCGGCATTCATCGATGTGGGTGGCGAATCCACCAGACCGGGCGCAGCCCCTGTGGATGTTCCGGAGGAGATCAGCCGGGTCTGTCCTGTGATCGGGGAGATCAAGCGTCGGCACCGGGAGGTGCTGGTGTCAGTGGATACCTACCATGCGGTCACGGCAGAATCCGCTATCGAGGCTGGGGCTGATATTATCAATGATATTTCAGGCCTGACGTTTGACGCCGCAATGGGACATGTGGCGGCGAAGTACAGGACGCCGGTGATCCTCATGCATACCGCCGGCCGGCCGGAGGATATGCAGAAGGATCCCCGCTACGAGGACGTAGTGCAGGAGGTGTATGATTTTCTGGCGGCGCAGATCGAGTACGCTGTGAACTGCGGTGTGGCCCGGGAGAGCCTGATGATCGATCTGGGCATTGGATTCGGGAAAACCTACGAACATAATATGGCTTTGCTTGCAAATATTGACAAGTTTGCAGCGTTGGGGGTGCCACACCTGATGGCGGTGTCCCGGAAGTCCTTCATCGGTAAGGCCCTGGAAGAGGATGACCCCGCGGACAGACTCTTTGGAACCGTGGCTTTGTCCGTCTATGGGGCGGAGCACGGTATCGCCGCGGCGAGGGTCCACGATGTGAAGGCGAATCTGGACGCGGTACGCATGTGGGAGACGCTTCGGGACATACCATGCCAGATCGGACGTGCCTCTGAGGCGGAAGCGCGTGAGGAGGCAGAAGGAGGCAGGCGATGA
- the folE2 gene encoding GTP cyclohydrolase FolE2, translating to MKDVQSQIDERDVSLDQVGIKDFVFPMQIRNKHGEWNSTAANIGLFVGLPATQKGTHMSRFVDIIQKNRKMDLKHMRRILEQIRDRLEAETSYMVLKFDYFIEKYSPVTNIPSLVNVKVEYRASLVGDECTFDMKVITPVTTLCPCSKEISDYSAHNQRADVSIDICSNKFLWIEDLVTIAENSASSPVYSLLKRPDEKYVTEHAYDNPRFVEDVCREAKLQVSQLPDVDHFTIEVESYESIHNHSAYARVNG from the coding sequence ATGAAAGACGTACAGAGTCAGATCGACGAGAGGGATGTATCCTTGGACCAGGTGGGGATCAAGGATTTTGTGTTCCCCATGCAGATTCGCAACAAGCACGGCGAGTGGAACAGCACCGCCGCCAACATCGGCCTGTTCGTAGGGCTGCCTGCCACCCAGAAGGGTACCCACATGTCTCGCTTTGTGGACATAATCCAGAAGAACCGGAAGATGGACCTGAAGCATATGCGCAGGATTCTGGAACAGATCCGTGACAGACTGGAGGCGGAGACCAGCTACATGGTTCTGAAATTTGATTATTTTATTGAGAAATATTCGCCGGTGACGAACATACCGTCGCTGGTCAACGTGAAGGTGGAGTATCGAGCCTCTCTGGTGGGGGACGAGTGCACATTCGACATGAAGGTGATCACGCCGGTGACCACTCTGTGCCCGTGCTCCAAGGAGATCTCAGACTACTCTGCTCACAATCAGAGGGCAGATGTTTCTATTGATATCTGCAGCAACAAGTTCCTGTGGATCGAAGACCTGGTGACCATAGCGGAGAACTCCGCAAGTTCGCCCGTCTACTCTCTGCTGAAAAGACCGGACGAGAAGTACGTGACGGAGCACGCCTATGACAACCCACGGTTTGTGGAGGATGTCTGCCGGGAGGCCAAGCTGCAGGTCAGCCAGCTGCCGGATGTGGATCATTTCACCATTGAAGTGGAGAGCTACGAGAGTATCCACAACCATTCGGCATATGCGCGGGTGAACGGCTGA
- the queD gene encoding 6-carboxytetrahydropterin synthase QueD codes for MILIKEFEFDAAHNLINYHGKCERLHGHTYKLVVKLEGTRDHEDMLYDFVELKNLVKEQVLVEFDHHYINDFIQQPTAENIAVYIWNKLAPLVKRENVRLYEIEVWETKTSGIVYNGEEA; via the coding sequence ATGATACTGATCAAGGAATTTGAGTTCGACGCGGCGCACAACCTGATCAACTACCATGGGAAGTGCGAGCGGCTTCACGGCCATACCTATAAGCTGGTGGTGAAACTTGAGGGAACACGAGACCACGAGGACATGCTTTATGATTTCGTGGAACTTAAGAATCTGGTAAAAGAGCAGGTGCTGGTGGAGTTCGATCATCATTATATCAACGACTTTATCCAGCAACCCACTGCAGAGAATATCGCCGTCTATATCTGGAACAAGCTGGCACCGTTAGTGAAACGAGAGAATGTCCGGCTTTATGAGATCGAGGTCTGGGAAACCAAGACTTCTGGCATCGTTTACAACGGAGAGGAAGCATAA